Proteins encoded within one genomic window of Epinephelus lanceolatus isolate andai-2023 chromosome 9, ASM4190304v1, whole genome shotgun sequence:
- the fzd10 gene encoding frizzled-10, producing the protein MRSTVKLSLTCVLLVLWSGGGSTISSIDPDWSGEGRCQHINIPQCKDIGYNMTRMPNLMGHDDQKEAAIKLQEFATLIQFGCHSHLKFFLCSLYAPMCTEQVSIHIPACRVMCEQVKLKCSPILEQFNFPWPDSLDCSRLPTKNDPNNLCMEAPNNGSDEPPKVSHTQPPDFRPQRPLGGQDLHLKDSSSKQTCSNPGKFHFVEKSESCAPKCYPKVDVYWSRGDKQFSLVWIAIWSILCFVSSAFTVLTFLIDPQRFKYPERPIIFLSMSYCVYSVGYLIRLFVGADRIACDRDNGVQYIIQEGLESTGCTIVFLILYYFGMASSLWWVILTLTWFLAAGKKWGHEAIEANSSYFHLAAWAIPAVKTIMILVMRKVAGDELTGVCYVGSMDVKALTGFVLIPLSCYLIIGTSFLLSGFVALFHIRKIMKTEGENTDKLEKLMVRIGVFSVLYTVPATCVIACYFYERLNMDYWRILAGEQKCVDSSGPESDECIMKTSIPAVEIFMVKIFMLLVVGITSGMWIWTSKTLQSWQNVFSRKLKKRARRKAASVFTSSRPYIKPHPSLKGHSTKYEPTRPPPTCV; encoded by the coding sequence ATGCGTTCAACTGTTAAACTGAGCCTCACCTGTGTGCTACTGGTCCTGTGGAGCGGTGGGGGTTCAACTATTAGCTCAATAGACCCCGACTGGTCAGGAGAGGGGAGATGTCAGCACATCAACATCCCCCAGTGTAAAGACATTGGCTACAACATGACACGAATGCCAAATCTCATGGGCCACGATGACCAAAAAGAGGCAGCGATAAAGCTGCAGGAGTTTGCCACACTGATACAGTTTGGATGCCACAGTCATCTCAAATTTTTCCTGTGTTCCCTGTATGCTCCCATGTGCACAGAGCAGGTGTCCATCCACATCCCAGCCTGTAGAGTCATGTGTGAGCAGGTCAAGCTGAAATGCTCACCCATCTTGGAGCAATTCAACTTCCCCTGGCCCGACTCTCTGGACTGCTCCCGGCTGCCGACCAAAAACGACCCAAACAACCTCTGCATGGAGGCGCCCAACAATGGCTCAGATGAGCCTCCCAAAGTCTCCCACACCCAGCCTCCAGATTTCAGGCCACAGCGGCCTCTGGGCGGGCAGGACCTGCACCTTAaggacagcagcagcaagcagacGTGCAGCAATCCAGGCAAGTTCCACTTTGTAGAGAAAAGTGAATCCTGTGCCCCCAAATGTTACCCCAAAGTGGATGTGTACTGGAGTCGGGGAGACAAGCAGTTCTCTCTGGTGTGGATAGCCATCTGGTCCATCCTCTGCTTTGTCTCCAGCGCCTTCACCGTGCTCACTTTCCTCATAGACCCGCAGCGCTTCAAATACCCCGAGAGGCCGATCATCTTCCTCTCCATGTCCTACTGTGTTTACTCTGTGGGCTACCTCATCAGACTTTTTGTGGGAGCTGACAGAATAGCATGTGACAGAGACAATGGGGTGCAGTATATTATCCAGGAGGGTCTGGAGAGCACCGGCTGCACCATTGTGTTTCTCATCCTGTATTATTTTGGCATGGCCAGCTCCCTCTGGTGGGTTATCCTGACCCTCACATGGTTCCTGGCTGCAGGGAAGAAGTGGGGTCACGAGGCCATCGAGGCCAACAGCAGCTACTTCCACCTGGCGGCGTGGGCCATCCCGGCTGTGAAGACCATCATGATCCTGGTGATGAGGAAGGTGGCGGGGGACGAGCTGACGGGCGTGTGCTACGTTGGCAGCATGGACGTCAAAGCTCTCACAGGCTTTGTGCTCATTCCTCTCTCCTGCTACCTTATTATTGGCACTTCATTCCTGCTCTCGGGCTTTGTGGCCCTCTTCCACATCCGTAAGATCATGAAAACAGAGGGCGAGAACACGGACAAACTGGAGAAGCTGATGGTTCGCATCGGGGTCTTCTCTGTGCTCTACACTGTCCCTGCTACCTGCGTCATCGCCTGCTACTTCTACGAGAGGCTCAACATGGACTACTGGCGCATCCTGGCAGGGGAGCAGAAGTGCGTGGACAGCAGTGGGCCGGAGTCAGATGAGTGCATCATGAAGACTTCCATCCCCGCCGTTGAAATCTTCATGGTGAAGATCTTTATGCTGCTGGTGGTGGGCATCACCAGCGGCATGTGGATCTGGACCTCAAAGACACTGCAGTCATGGCAGAACGTGTTCAGCAGGAAGCTTAAGAAGAGGGCGAGGAGGAAGGCTGCCAGTGTGTTCACCAGCAGCAGGCCTTACATCAAACCTCACCCATCTCTCAAAGGGCACAGTACTAAGTATGAGCCAACACGGCCCCCTCCAACATGTGTATGA